Proteins encoded in a region of the Leopardus geoffroyi isolate Oge1 chromosome E2, O.geoffroyi_Oge1_pat1.0, whole genome shotgun sequence genome:
- the CLEC11A gene encoding C-type lectin domain family 11 member A, whose amino-acid sequence MQAAWLLGALVVPQLLGISHGARGADREWEGGWGGAQEEEREREALMLKHLQEALGLPAGRGDENPEGTPEGKGTWGTEEDGQGEEEEEEEETTTNPTTGPSPSPTPEDTVTYILGRLAGLDAGLHQLHVRLHALDTRMVELTRGLRQLREAAGDTRDAVQALQETQSRAEREHGRLEGCLKGLRLGHKCFLLSRDFEAQAAAQARCAARGGSLAQPADRQQMEALTRYLRATLAPYNWPVWLGVHDRRAEGLYLFENGQRVSFFAWHRAPSPEPGAGPSTAPHPLSPNQPNGGTLENCVAQASDDGSWWDHDCERRLYYVCEYPF is encoded by the exons ATGCAGGCAGCCTGGCTGCTCGGGGCCCTGGTGGTCCCTCAGCTCCTGGGCATCAGCCATGGGGCTCGGGGAGCAgacagggagtgggaggggggctggggaggcgcCCAGGAGGAGGAGCGGGAGAGGGAGGCCCTGATGCTGAAG caTTTGCAGGAGGCCCTGGGGCTGCCCGCTGGGAGGGGGGACGAAAATCCTGAGGGAACCCCAGAAGGCAAAGGGACCTGGGGCACCGAGGAGGACGgtcagggggaggaggaggaggaggaggaggaaacaacGACAAACCCCACCACAGGCCctagcccctctcccacccctgagGACACCGTCACGTATATCC TGGGCCGCCTGGCCGGCCTGGACGCAGGCCTGCACCAGCTGCACGTCCGTCTGCACGCGTTGGACACCCGCATGGTCGAGTTGACTAGGGGGCTGCGGCAGCTGCGGGAGGCGGCGGGCGACACCCGCGACGCAGTGCAAGCCCTGCAGGAGACGCAGAGCCGCGCGGAGCGCGAGCATGGCCGCTTAGAGG GCTGCCTAAAGGGGCTGCGCCTCGGCCACAAGTGCTTCCTGCTCTCGCGCGACTTCGAGGCGCAGGCGGCGGCGCAGGCGCGCTGCGCGGCGCGGGGCGGGAGCCTGGCACAGCCGGCGGATCGCCAGCAGATGGAAGCGCTCACCCGCTACTTGCGCGCGACGCTTGCTCCCTACAACTGGCCGGTGTGGCTGGGCGTGCACGATCGGCGCGCCGAGGGACTCTACCTCTTCGAGAACGGCCAGCGCGTGTCCTTCTTCGCCTGGCACCGCGCGCCCAGTCCGGAGCCCGGCGCCGGGCCCAGCACCGCGCCGCACCCGCTCAGCCCCAACCAGCCCAACGGCGGCACGCTCGAGAACTGCGTGGCGCAGGCCTCGGATGACGGCTCCTGGTGGGACCACGACTGCGAACGCCGCCTCTACTACGTCTGCGAGTACCCCTTCTAG